The following are from one region of the Bradyrhizobium septentrionale genome:
- a CDS encoding 2Fe-2S iron-sulfur cluster-binding protein yields the protein MMTDVRVHKVRFEPVGIEMEVEEGETVLDAAFRQGISLMHGCKEGQCGSCKSKLVDGDIELLKYSTFALPDYESETGHVLLCRTHVYSDISVELLNYDEDLLSRSIAVKAFAGRVAAIHALTSDIRLLEIEIERPMKFWAGQYVDLTLQDGTITRAFSMANPPSESTRLRFIIKKYPNGAFSSQLDGKLGVDDAVTAKGPYGTCFRREERPGPMLLIGGGSGMSPLWSILADHIGSGEQRPVRFFYGARTRADLFYLEELAAIAVRLDDFKFVPALSHAEADDGWDGETGLIHEVVQRHLREERFSGAIDAYACGPTPMIDAVLPVLQMSGVEPDHIYFDKFTPAVR from the coding sequence ATGATGACGGACGTGCGGGTTCACAAGGTTCGTTTCGAGCCAGTGGGTATCGAGATGGAAGTGGAGGAGGGCGAGACCGTCCTTGACGCTGCGTTTCGTCAGGGCATCTCGCTGATGCACGGCTGCAAGGAAGGCCAGTGCGGCAGCTGCAAATCGAAACTCGTCGACGGCGACATCGAACTGCTGAAGTACTCGACCTTCGCCTTACCGGACTACGAGAGCGAGACCGGACATGTGCTGTTGTGCCGTACGCACGTCTACAGCGATATCAGTGTCGAACTGCTCAACTATGACGAAGACCTGCTGAGCCGTTCGATCGCGGTGAAGGCATTTGCCGGGCGCGTAGCTGCGATCCACGCGCTGACGTCGGACATCAGATTGCTGGAGATCGAGATCGAGCGGCCGATGAAGTTCTGGGCCGGTCAGTATGTAGATCTGACGCTTCAGGACGGCACCATCACCCGCGCCTTTTCGATGGCGAACCCGCCCAGCGAGAGCACCCGTCTCCGCTTCATCATCAAGAAATATCCGAACGGGGCGTTTTCGTCCCAGCTCGACGGGAAATTGGGCGTCGATGACGCCGTGACCGCCAAGGGGCCGTACGGTACCTGCTTCCGGCGTGAAGAGCGCCCGGGTCCGATGCTGCTGATCGGCGGCGGCTCGGGGATGTCGCCGCTGTGGTCGATCCTGGCCGATCACATCGGGAGCGGGGAGCAGAGGCCGGTGCGGTTTTTCTACGGAGCCCGCACGCGCGCCGACCTGTTCTACCTCGAGGAGCTCGCAGCTATCGCGGTGCGGCTCGACGACTTCAAATTCGTGCCGGCGCTGTCGCACGCGGAGGCGGATGACGGCTGGGACGGCGAGACCGGGTTGATCCACGAGGTCGTGCAGCGCCATCTGCGCGAGGAGCGATTCAGCGGCGCCATCGACGCGTACGCGTGCGGGCCGACTCCGATGATCGACGCCGTGTTGCCCGTCCTGCAAATGAGCGGGGTCGAGCCTGACCACATCTACTTCGACAAGTTTACGCCGGCGGTGCGATGA
- a CDS encoding MmoB/DmpM family protein, with protein sequence MLHENDNIFKSMKDITFEDTVSHQCGVTMNDSVEARAIAEVMSRHDHIKVTYMPAMIRIDGDGKMEFKMDEISEELGRVMTPHLFEISTSTHYGRMVMTDDNTVMLFGDMNEMMKYIV encoded by the coding sequence ATGCTGCACGAGAATGACAACATCTTCAAATCGATGAAGGACATCACGTTCGAGGACACGGTGTCGCATCAATGCGGGGTCACGATGAACGATAGTGTCGAGGCGCGCGCCATTGCCGAGGTCATGAGCCGTCACGACCACATCAAGGTGACGTACATGCCGGCGATGATCCGCATCGATGGCGACGGCAAGATGGAATTCAAGATGGACGAGATTTCGGAAGAGCTCGGCCGGGTCATGACCCCGCATCTCTTCGAGATCTCGACCTCGACGCATTACGGCCGCATGGTGATGACGGATGACAACACCGTCATGCTGTTCGGCGACATGAACGAGATGATGAAATACATCGTCTGA
- a CDS encoding aromatic/alkene monooxygenase hydroxylase subunit beta — protein sequence MSAQASRAAATKPAAIVKSGAAGAAVFPGSDSRKYNYFEPKGRKATHYEDMTVDVQPDPERYLLQDWIISFPDGTPTYSKDWTAAKSSNWHKFRAVDQEWERTHYQRQSTICGMVQNTIENGRKSGAPTRFDPAWVKILQNHLGAYKHAEFGLGTSTMQAQRYGYTQMVNNAILTNSSYKLRFAQDITLYLSEIGLDLPGFDIAAGKKHWLEDPIWQGVRKSVESVMGSNDYLEQYFATNVVFEPLIGELFRSGFLMQAASAQNDFITPAVVSAAEADYERNLANTVELFHILGTDPTYAAQNLALFNKWLAKHADLALDAANHLQPIWSQPRVKVAAFADALAQAKNRIRGIAGELGLTVPANLAS from the coding sequence ATGAGCGCGCAAGCAAGCAGAGCAGCAGCGACCAAACCGGCAGCAATCGTCAAATCCGGGGCGGCGGGGGCCGCAGTGTTCCCGGGCTCCGACAGCCGCAAGTACAACTACTTTGAACCCAAGGGCCGCAAGGCGACCCACTACGAGGACATGACGGTCGACGTCCAACCGGATCCGGAGCGCTATCTGCTGCAGGACTGGATCATCTCCTTCCCGGACGGAACGCCGACCTATTCCAAGGATTGGACCGCTGCGAAAAGTTCGAACTGGCACAAGTTCCGCGCCGTCGACCAGGAATGGGAGCGCACGCACTATCAGCGCCAGTCGACGATCTGCGGCATGGTGCAGAACACCATCGAGAATGGCCGGAAATCGGGAGCGCCGACCCGCTTCGATCCCGCCTGGGTGAAGATTTTGCAGAACCATCTCGGCGCCTACAAGCATGCCGAGTTCGGTCTCGGCACCTCCACGATGCAGGCGCAACGCTACGGCTACACGCAGATGGTCAACAATGCGATCCTGACCAACTCGTCCTACAAGCTTCGCTTCGCGCAGGACATCACTCTCTATCTGAGCGAAATCGGCCTCGACCTTCCAGGCTTCGACATCGCCGCCGGCAAGAAGCACTGGCTGGAAGATCCGATCTGGCAAGGCGTGCGCAAGTCGGTTGAGTCGGTGATGGGTTCGAACGACTATCTGGAGCAATATTTCGCGACCAATGTGGTGTTCGAGCCGCTTATCGGAGAACTCTTCCGTTCAGGCTTCCTGATGCAGGCGGCATCTGCGCAGAACGACTTCATCACTCCGGCTGTCGTCTCCGCCGCGGAAGCCGACTATGAGCGCAATCTCGCCAACACCGTCGAGCTGTTCCACATCCTCGGCACCGATCCGACCTACGCGGCGCAGAACCTTGCGTTGTTCAACAAATGGCTGGCCAAGCATGCCGATCTCGCGCTCGATGCGGCCAATCATCTGCAGCCGATCTGGTCGCAGCCGCGTGTCAAGGTCGCGGCTTTCGCCGACGCGCTGGCGCAAGCAAAGAATCGCATCAGGGGCATCGCTGGCGAGCTCGGCCTGACGGTTCCGGCAAATCTCGCGTCGTAA
- a CDS encoding amidohydrolase family protein, whose amino-acid sequence MYRTAKGEEIFVIDGHTHFWDGSPANQKNIHGKQFIDCFYAYHSNLSPPSEKWEKEKFEKYDATTMFDDLFVTGYDDMAILQPTYLTDFYKSGFNTTERNAAMKKSHPDRFILNGAFDPRDGTKGLEDLHALSEKHKLKGVKLYTAEWRGESKGYKLTDKASYQYLEAAQKLGIKNIHVHKGPTIIPLNRDAFDVADIDDVATSFQDLNFIVEHCGLPRLDDFCWIATQETNVYAGLAVALPFIHSRPGYFAHVISELLFWVGPDKILYGSDYGIWTPKWLIDKFMAFEIPADVTKETGSVLSMEAKTKILGLNAARIYGIDVEAQKKKIRAGGGYAHLPEAVHAPR is encoded by the coding sequence ATGTACAGGACAGCCAAGGGTGAAGAGATATTTGTCATCGATGGGCATACGCATTTCTGGGATGGAAGTCCGGCAAACCAGAAGAACATCCACGGCAAGCAGTTCATCGACTGCTTCTACGCCTACCACTCGAACCTGAGCCCGCCCTCGGAGAAATGGGAGAAGGAGAAGTTCGAGAAATACGACGCCACGACGATGTTCGACGACCTGTTCGTCACCGGCTATGACGACATGGCGATCCTGCAACCGACCTATCTCACCGATTTCTACAAAAGTGGTTTCAACACCACCGAACGAAATGCGGCGATGAAGAAGAGCCATCCGGATCGCTTCATCCTGAATGGCGCGTTCGATCCGCGTGACGGCACCAAGGGCCTGGAGGATCTTCATGCGCTGTCCGAGAAGCACAAACTCAAGGGCGTCAAGCTCTACACCGCGGAATGGCGCGGCGAATCGAAGGGCTACAAGCTGACCGACAAGGCGTCCTACCAGTATCTCGAGGCCGCGCAAAAGCTTGGCATCAAGAACATCCACGTCCACAAAGGGCCGACGATCATCCCGCTCAACCGCGATGCGTTCGATGTGGCCGATATTGATGATGTCGCGACCTCGTTCCAGGATCTGAATTTCATCGTCGAGCATTGCGGCTTGCCGCGGCTTGACGATTTCTGCTGGATCGCGACGCAGGAGACCAACGTTTATGCGGGTCTCGCGGTGGCGCTGCCCTTCATCCATTCGCGGCCGGGTTATTTCGCCCATGTGATTTCCGAACTGTTGTTCTGGGTTGGACCGGACAAGATCCTTTACGGCAGCGATTACGGCATCTGGACGCCGAAATGGCTGATCGACAAGTTCATGGCATTCGAGATCCCGGCCGACGTCACCAAGGAGACCGGTTCGGTATTGTCGATGGAGGCCAAGACCAAAATTCTCGGCCTTAACGCCGCCCGCATCTACGGCATCGATGTCGAGGCGCAGAAGAAGAAGATCCGGGCCGGCGGCGGCTATGCCCACTTGCCCGAAGCCGTTCACGCGCCGAGGTGA
- a CDS encoding aromatic/alkene/methane monooxygenase hydroxylase/oxygenase subunit alpha: protein MTASLTLNKITAQKGISIAEAANRVADLGWTPSYVQEAMTFPTDYKISKTPRDPMKQVLRSYFPMQEEKDNRVYGALDAALRGDMFRNVEPRWVEWMKLFLAIIPFPEISAARSMAMVGRLAPGEELRTGFTMQMVDEFRHSTIQMNLKKWYMENYIDPAGFDITEAAFGKCYATTIGRQFAEGFLTGDAITAANVYLTVVAETAFTNTLFVAMPSEAARNGDYALPTVFLSVQSDESRHIGNGHSMLMAMINDPSNHQLLERDLKYAFWQNHAIVDAAIGTFIEYGTTNRDKNKESYAELWHRWIYEDYYRTYMLPLEKYGIKIHHDDVAAAWDRIVKKNYVHKTAQFFTVGWSVNFWRIEAQTERDFEWFEHKYPGWYAEFGDFWKWHAKLSVPGETNILFNSEVGYSYPHRCWSCMVPCLIREDFVCDEVDGKIYTYCSEGCRWTHKVAFAAEYEGRATPAMGRFSGRREWEDCYHGWDVADAIKDLGFVRPDGKTMIAQPHLRFDAKDMWTLDHVRGHTLGSPLRGFRALSPAEREVATAEYRKGFKINPCN from the coding sequence ATGACTGCAAGTCTGACACTGAACAAGATAACCGCGCAGAAAGGCATCAGCATCGCTGAGGCGGCCAACCGTGTCGCGGACCTTGGCTGGACGCCGAGCTACGTGCAGGAGGCGATGACCTTCCCGACCGACTACAAGATATCGAAGACGCCGCGCGACCCGATGAAGCAGGTCCTGCGATCGTATTTCCCGATGCAAGAAGAAAAGGACAACCGCGTCTATGGTGCGCTGGACGCGGCGTTGCGCGGCGACATGTTCCGCAATGTCGAGCCGCGATGGGTCGAGTGGATGAAGCTGTTCCTGGCGATCATCCCGTTCCCGGAGATCTCGGCGGCGCGTTCGATGGCGATGGTCGGGCGGCTGGCCCCCGGCGAGGAATTGCGCACCGGCTTCACCATGCAGATGGTCGATGAGTTCCGTCACTCGACGATCCAGATGAACCTCAAGAAGTGGTACATGGAGAACTACATCGACCCGGCAGGGTTCGATATCACGGAAGCCGCGTTCGGCAAGTGCTATGCGACCACGATCGGCCGCCAGTTCGCCGAGGGCTTCCTGACCGGTGACGCAATCACCGCGGCCAACGTCTATCTGACCGTCGTTGCGGAAACCGCCTTCACCAATACGCTGTTCGTGGCGATGCCGTCAGAAGCCGCCCGCAACGGCGACTACGCGCTGCCGACGGTATTCCTGTCGGTTCAGTCGGACGAATCCCGCCACATCGGTAACGGTCACTCGATGCTGATGGCGATGATCAACGATCCGTCGAACCACCAGTTGCTGGAGCGCGACCTGAAATACGCCTTCTGGCAGAATCACGCGATTGTCGATGCCGCGATCGGGACGTTCATCGAGTACGGCACGACCAACCGCGACAAGAACAAGGAGTCCTACGCCGAGCTATGGCACCGCTGGATCTACGAAGACTATTACCGGACCTACATGTTGCCGCTCGAGAAGTACGGCATCAAGATCCATCACGATGACGTCGCCGCCGCCTGGGATCGGATCGTCAAGAAGAACTATGTCCACAAGACCGCGCAGTTCTTCACGGTCGGCTGGTCGGTGAACTTCTGGCGCATCGAGGCCCAGACCGAGCGGGACTTCGAGTGGTTCGAGCACAAATATCCGGGCTGGTACGCCGAATTCGGCGACTTCTGGAAGTGGCACGCAAAGCTCAGCGTACCCGGCGAAACCAACATCCTCTTCAACAGCGAAGTGGGCTACTCCTACCCGCATCGGTGCTGGAGCTGCATGGTTCCGTGCCTGATCCGTGAAGACTTCGTCTGTGACGAGGTCGACGGCAAGATCTACACCTATTGCTCGGAAGGCTGCCGTTGGACCCACAAGGTGGCGTTCGCCGCCGAATACGAGGGGCGGGCGACGCCGGCCATGGGCCGCTTCAGCGGTCGCCGCGAATGGGAAGATTGCTATCACGGCTGGGATGTCGCCGATGCGATCAAGGATCTCGGTTTTGTCCGGCCTGACGGCAAGACCATGATCGCGCAACCGCATCTGCGCTTCGACGCCAAGGACATGTGGACGCTCGATCACGTGCGCGGACACACGCTTGGCAGTCCGCTGCGTGGCTTCAGGGCACTTTCGCCCGCCGAACGCGAGGTCGCGACGGCTGAATATCGCAAGGGCTTCAAGATCAATCCCTGCAACTAA